One window of the Desulfofalx alkaliphila DSM 12257 genome contains the following:
- a CDS encoding Rqc2 family fibronectin-binding protein, protein MPYDGLVMAAVCHELNKELLGARIDKIFQPLKEELALLISKPGTRYRLTISANANNARVHLTKNSKPNPEKPPVFCMVLRKHLEGARFTGIQQTHMERILNLDLATRDELGRPAVKTLVVEIMGKHSNIILLDKESKVIIDGIKRYSHGVSRHREVLPGRDYLPPPDQGKVHPINLNEDRFFDIITTADLDMRLKDILLNSFNGFSPRMCSEIVYRCGLSPNTTLNHCGEYELRLLWNHFNSITSGIEGGKFNPTAVYDENGKPVDFAAFELTQFAGYEMQGGSMNEVLDQFYAKKEHLQLKYSKAQSLQAVIGKDLARLKKKLPLYQKSLKEAGRGDDFRIFGELLTAYMYQLTKGMNQVRLENFYHPELTKVTIDLDPQKTPSENAQYYFKKYVKSKNTLKAVQEQLKQAQQELNYLESIETAILQATNLSQLEEIETELISQGYIKAKRDHKKKDRKGLDKPQPLAYTSSDGFTILVGKNNRQNDYLTLRTAQSHDLWLHTKDIPGSHVVIRTEGRTVPTSTLEEAAILAAYHSKARQSGSVPVDYTYIKHVRKPSGAKPGMVIYDNQQTIRVNPDEGLVARLIQ, encoded by the coding sequence ATGCCTTACGATGGACTGGTGATGGCAGCGGTGTGTCACGAATTAAATAAAGAGCTGTTGGGGGCCAGGATAGATAAGATTTTTCAACCCTTGAAGGAAGAATTGGCATTATTAATAAGCAAACCCGGCACCCGGTACAGACTTACCATTTCAGCCAACGCCAACAACGCCCGGGTTCACCTGACCAAAAACAGCAAACCAAATCCCGAAAAACCGCCGGTGTTTTGCATGGTGCTGCGCAAACACCTAGAAGGTGCCCGTTTTACAGGCATTCAGCAAACCCATATGGAGCGCATATTGAATTTAGACCTGGCCACCAGAGACGAACTGGGAAGGCCCGCCGTTAAAACCCTTGTGGTGGAAATTATGGGCAAGCACAGTAACATTATTCTTTTGGACAAGGAAAGCAAGGTAATTATTGACGGTATTAAACGTTACTCCCATGGGGTAAGCAGGCATCGAGAGGTATTGCCCGGCAGAGATTACTTGCCGCCCCCTGATCAAGGAAAGGTACATCCGATAAATCTTAATGAGGATAGGTTCTTTGACATTATCACCACTGCAGACCTAGACATGAGGCTAAAGGATATTTTATTAAATTCTTTTAACGGTTTTTCACCCCGTATGTGCAGCGAAATAGTATATCGCTGTGGTTTATCCCCTAACACCACCCTTAATCACTGTGGTGAATATGAGCTGCGCCTGCTTTGGAATCACTTTAACAGCATCACTTCCGGTATAGAAGGGGGAAAATTCAATCCCACGGCGGTTTATGATGAAAATGGTAAACCGGTGGACTTTGCAGCCTTTGAACTGACGCAATTTGCCGGATATGAAATGCAAGGGGGGTCAATGAACGAAGTATTAGACCAATTTTATGCCAAAAAAGAGCACTTACAGCTTAAATATTCTAAAGCCCAGTCTTTACAGGCAGTTATTGGCAAGGACCTTGCTAGGTTGAAAAAGAAATTGCCCCTGTACCAAAAAAGTCTTAAAGAGGCCGGCCGGGGCGACGATTTTCGTATATTTGGGGAATTGTTGACGGCTTACATGTATCAGCTGACAAAAGGAATGAATCAGGTCAGATTAGAAAACTTTTATCATCCTGAATTGACAAAAGTAACAATTGACCTTGATCCCCAAAAGACTCCTTCAGAAAACGCCCAATATTATTTTAAAAAATATGTTAAATCTAAAAACACCTTGAAAGCGGTGCAAGAGCAACTGAAACAAGCCCAACAGGAGCTAAATTATTTAGAAAGCATCGAAACGGCCATACTGCAAGCCACAAACCTATCTCAACTGGAAGAAATAGAAACAGAGTTGATTTCCCAAGGTTATATAAAAGCCAAAAGAGACCATAAGAAAAAAGACAGAAAAGGGCTGGATAAACCCCAACCGCTGGCCTATACCTCCAGTGACGGATTTACCATTTTGGTGGGTAAAAACAACCGCCAAAATGATTATTTAACTCTGCGCACCGCCCAGTCCCATGATTTGTGGCTGCACACCAAGGATATCCCCGGCTCCCATGTGGTGATACGCACCGAGGGTCGCACCGTACCAACTTCTACCTTGGAGGAGGCGGCAATACTGGCGGCATATCACAGCAAAGCCAGGCAGTCCGGCAGCGTACCAGTGGATTATACCTACATCAAGCATGTGCGCAAACCAAGCGGTGCCAAACCGGGTATGGTGATCTATGACAACCAGCAAACAATAAGGGTAAATCCCGATGAAGGGCTTGTGGCAAGATTAATACAGTAA
- a CDS encoding pyridoxal phosphate-dependent aminotransferase, translating to MKLAERALKISPSPTLAIDSKAKQMKADGIKVFNFGVGEPDFDTPKHIKEAAIEAINAGMTKYTPAAGTPQLKQAIIDKFKRENGLDYQPAQIVVSSGAKHSLYNAFQVLVEEGDEVILPAPFWVSHLEQIKIPGAKPVIVMTKEENGFKLTPEQLKEAITPKTKALLLNSPSNPTGCVYTKEELQSLAEVLLEHKDITIISDEIYEKLVYDNLEHHSIAGISPELKERTVVINGVSKAYSMTGWRIGYAAAPLEIAKAMANLQSHATSNPTSIAQAASVAALSGSQQPVEEMKVEFIKRRDYMLERLLAIPGISCAKPNGAFYLFPNVSQYFGKGYKGKLIQSGTDLAAILLDEIQVAVVPGIAFGNDDFLRFSYATDMNTIREALDRIEKLLADIRNS from the coding sequence ATGAAACTTGCAGAACGGGCACTAAAAATCAGTCCCAGTCCCACCCTTGCAATTGACTCCAAGGCAAAACAAATGAAGGCCGATGGCATTAAAGTATTTAACTTTGGTGTAGGTGAACCGGATTTTGATACACCTAAGCATATTAAAGAAGCTGCCATCGAAGCCATAAATGCCGGCATGACTAAATATACTCCGGCAGCTGGCACACCCCAGTTAAAGCAAGCTATCATCGACAAATTTAAAAGGGAAAACGGCTTAGATTATCAGCCCGCACAAATAGTTGTGTCTTCCGGTGCAAAGCATTCCCTTTACAATGCTTTTCAGGTGCTGGTGGAAGAGGGCGACGAGGTAATACTGCCTGCTCCCTTTTGGGTAAGTCACCTGGAACAAATAAAAATTCCCGGTGCTAAACCGGTAATTGTGATGACAAAGGAAGAAAACGGCTTTAAACTGACACCTGAACAGCTGAAGGAAGCCATTACCCCAAAAACAAAGGCTTTACTGTTAAACAGCCCCAGCAATCCCACAGGGTGTGTATATACTAAAGAAGAACTACAGTCCCTGGCTGAAGTTCTATTAGAACATAAAGATATTACCATTATTTCCGACGAGATTTATGAAAAACTGGTTTACGATAATTTGGAACACCATAGTATTGCCGGTATAAGCCCGGAATTAAAGGAACGCACTGTGGTTATCAACGGCGTATCAAAGGCTTATTCAATGACCGGGTGGCGAATTGGTTATGCGGCTGCACCGTTGGAAATTGCTAAGGCCATGGCTAATTTGCAAAGCCATGCCACAAGTAACCCCACCTCCATTGCACAGGCAGCCAGTGTAGCAGCCCTAAGCGGCTCTCAACAACCGGTGGAAGAAATGAAGGTGGAGTTTATTAAACGGCGTGATTACATGTTAGAAAGGCTACTTGCCATTCCCGGTATCAGTTGTGCAAAGCCTAACGGAGCCTTTTACCTTTTCCCAAATGTAAGTCAGTATTTTGGCAAGGGCTACAAGGGAAAGCTAATTCAAAGCGGCACCGATTTAGCTGCAATACTGCTGGATGAAATACAGGTTGCCGTGGTGCCGGGTATTGCCTTTGGCAACGACGATTTTTTGAGATTTTCTTATGCAACGGATATGAATACCATAAGGGAAGCCTTAGACCGTATAGAGAAATTATTAGCTGATATTAGAAACTCATAA
- a CDS encoding calcium-transporting P-type ATPase, PMR1-type produces the protein MAGRWYKMTGQEVVDKLDSDLEKGLDGHESKARQRHFGINQLAANKKTPAWLMFLDQFKDFMVLVLIAATIVSGFLQEWADAITIMIIVILNAVFGFVQEFRAEKSLEALKQMAAPEAKVIRGGREIKIPAVDLVPGDIVILEAGDKVPADLRLLETINLNIEESALTGESIPVKKQSEKIEASGNINLGDTVNMAYMGTTVTRGRAKGIVVATGMATEMGHIAGMIQGITQEQTPLQRRLAQMGKVLVAFCLLVCALVVVLGVLRGEPAYNMFLVGVSLAVAAIPEGLPAIVTISLAIGVQRMIKRNAIVRRLPAVETLGCATVICSDKTGTLTQNKMTVRRLITMGSDVDVSGEGYDTKGDFIFNKGSEQKEFHLLLKTAALCNNSSLVKGDISIGGLLRRLTKKQGEWSINGDPTEGALLVLAAKAGLWRQNLEQKEERLVELPFDSDRKRMTVVYSDKKGRRTAYMKGAPDVVLGLCSHYYEMGELRPLTALARENILRQNAVMADDAMRVLAMAVRELPAGIKDLSEDKVEQQFVFVGLAGMIDPPRPEAVQAVYTCKRAGIKTVMITGDHQLTARAIGAELGILRSNTEVLTGAQLDSMDDKTLHRQVEKISVYARVSPKHKLRIVKALKNKGHVVAMTGDGVNDAPAVKEADIGIAMGKTGTDVTKEASSMVLADDNFKTIVAAVEEGRGIYDNTRKFIRYLLSCNVGEVLVMFLAVLAGMPLPLVAIQILWMNLVTDGLPAMALGVDNVDKDIMNRPPRHPQESVFAHRLGWRIIRAGVVIALGTLAAFWIGLNWSGGDENLARTMAFNTLVFYQLFYVFVCRSEHRSVIDIGLFSNPYLLMAVSTSALLQLMVVYVPFFQPIFKTVPLELTHWMVVLIISFTPPFVATIGKYLKPRLARHLSYVRV, from the coding sequence ATGGCTGGTAGATGGTATAAGATGACGGGGCAGGAGGTGGTGGATAAGCTTGATTCAGACCTTGAAAAGGGCCTGGATGGGCATGAAAGTAAAGCTCGCCAAAGGCATTTTGGTATTAACCAATTGGCCGCTAATAAAAAAACACCGGCTTGGTTGATGTTTTTAGACCAATTTAAAGATTTTATGGTCTTGGTGCTTATTGCTGCAACCATTGTCAGCGGCTTTTTACAAGAGTGGGCAGATGCAATTACAATAATGATCATTGTAATATTAAACGCCGTATTTGGCTTTGTGCAGGAATTTAGGGCCGAAAAGTCCCTGGAAGCATTAAAACAAATGGCCGCCCCTGAAGCCAAAGTAATTAGAGGTGGCAGAGAAATAAAAATTCCGGCGGTGGACTTAGTGCCCGGTGACATTGTTATCCTGGAAGCAGGGGACAAGGTACCGGCAGACCTGAGGTTACTTGAAACCATAAATTTAAACATAGAAGAGTCGGCTTTAACCGGTGAATCAATACCTGTAAAAAAACAATCGGAAAAAATTGAAGCATCGGGCAACATCAACCTGGGGGATACAGTAAATATGGCTTACATGGGTACCACTGTCACCAGGGGAAGGGCCAAAGGGATTGTTGTGGCCACAGGCATGGCTACGGAAATGGGACATATTGCAGGAATGATACAGGGGATCACCCAGGAACAAACACCCTTACAGCGCCGCCTGGCCCAAATGGGAAAGGTGCTTGTAGCCTTTTGTTTATTGGTTTGTGCCTTGGTGGTGGTACTGGGTGTGCTGCGCGGCGAACCGGCTTACAATATGTTTTTGGTGGGCGTAAGCCTGGCAGTGGCTGCCATACCGGAAGGGCTGCCGGCCATTGTCACCATTTCCCTGGCCATTGGTGTGCAGCGCATGATTAAGCGCAATGCAATTGTAAGGCGACTGCCTGCGGTGGAGACCCTTGGCTGCGCCACTGTAATTTGCTCCGATAAAACCGGTACATTAACACAAAACAAAATGACAGTGCGGCGCCTCATCACCATGGGCAGTGATGTGGATGTGAGCGGTGAGGGATATGATACAAAGGGCGATTTCATTTTTAACAAGGGCAGCGAGCAGAAAGAATTTCATCTTTTATTAAAAACCGCAGCCCTTTGCAACAACTCATCCTTGGTAAAGGGCGACATAAGCATTGGCGGACTGCTGCGCCGGCTGACTAAAAAGCAAGGGGAATGGAGTATAAACGGTGATCCCACCGAAGGCGCCCTCTTGGTATTGGCAGCAAAGGCAGGTTTATGGCGGCAAAATCTGGAGCAGAAGGAAGAAAGGCTTGTAGAACTGCCCTTTGATTCAGACCGTAAACGCATGACGGTGGTCTACAGTGACAAAAAGGGAAGGCGCACAGCATATATGAAAGGTGCCCCCGATGTGGTGTTAGGGTTATGCAGTCACTACTATGAAATGGGAGAACTGCGCCCCCTTACCGCCCTTGCCCGTGAGAATATATTGAGGCAAAATGCAGTGATGGCAGATGATGCAATGCGGGTCCTTGCCATGGCGGTGCGGGAACTGCCTGCCGGCATAAAGGACTTAAGTGAAGACAAGGTGGAGCAGCAGTTTGTATTTGTGGGCTTGGCCGGAATGATTGACCCACCCCGCCCTGAAGCTGTGCAAGCGGTATATACCTGTAAAAGGGCCGGGATTAAAACAGTGATGATCACCGGCGACCATCAACTTACAGCCAGGGCCATTGGTGCCGAATTGGGAATACTGAGATCTAATACAGAGGTGCTCACCGGTGCCCAGTTGGACAGTATGGATGACAAAACCCTGCATAGGCAGGTGGAAAAAATATCCGTTTATGCTCGCGTTTCCCCAAAACATAAATTGCGCATTGTTAAGGCCTTGAAGAATAAGGGACATGTGGTGGCCATGACGGGAGATGGGGTAAATGATGCCCCGGCTGTAAAAGAGGCCGATATCGGTATAGCCATGGGAAAAACCGGCACCGACGTCACCAAGGAAGCTTCTTCCATGGTGCTGGCCGATGATAACTTTAAGACCATTGTCGCTGCGGTGGAAGAAGGCAGGGGCATCTATGACAACACTAGAAAATTTATCCGCTATCTTCTTTCCTGTAACGTGGGTGAAGTGCTGGTTATGTTTCTGGCTGTGCTGGCCGGAATGCCCTTACCACTGGTGGCCATACAAATTCTCTGGATGAACTTGGTCACCGACGGACTGCCGGCCATGGCCTTAGGGGTTGACAATGTAGACAAGGATATTATGAACAGACCTCCCAGACATCCCCAAGAAAGTGTTTTTGCCCACCGCTTAGGTTGGCGCATTATAAGGGCCGGTGTGGTAATTGCTTTGGGCACACTGGCTGCCTTTTGGATTGGGTTAAACTGGAGCGGTGGAGATGAAAACCTGGCAAGAACCATGGCCTTTAATACCTTGGTGTTTTACCAGCTCTTTTATGTCTTTGTGTGTCGGTCAGAACACCGTTCGGTGATTGATATCGGGCTATTTAGCAACCCATACCTGTTAATGGCGGTATCAACATCTGCTTTACTGCAATTAATGGTGGTCTATGTTCCCTTCTTCCAGCCCATATTTAAAACGGTACCCTTAGAACTGACACACTGGATGGTTGTACTGATAATCAGCTTTACGCCACCCTTTGTGGCAACCATTGGCAAATACCTAAAACCAAGACTTGCAAGACATCTTTCATATGTGCGGGTCTAA